A single window of Fundidesulfovibrio soli DNA harbors:
- the queF gene encoding preQ(1) synthase → MNIKDDVSKLTHLGQAGTTYPERVSPELIETFPNRFPERDYTVTFESEEFTSLCPMTGQPDFGTITVSYVPGELCIESKSLKLYLFSYRSEPSFMETLTNRILDDLAGACKPRKMTVTGNFRPRGGIGIVVQASI, encoded by the coding sequence ATGAACATAAAAGACGACGTCTCCAAACTGACCCACCTGGGCCAGGCAGGGACCACCTACCCCGAACGCGTTTCCCCGGAGCTCATCGAGACCTTCCCCAACCGCTTCCCGGAGCGCGACTACACAGTGACCTTCGAGTCAGAGGAGTTCACCAGCCTCTGCCCCATGACCGGCCAGCCCGACTTCGGCACCATCACCGTGAGCTACGTTCCCGGGGAGCTGTGCATCGAGTCCAAGTCGCTCAAGCTGTACCTGTTCAGCTACCGCAGCGAGCCCAGTTTCATGGAGACGCTCACGAATCGCATCCTGGACGACCTGGCAGGGGCCTGCAAACCCCGGAAAATGACCGTGACGGGCAACTTCCGCCCGCGCGGGGGCATCGGCATCGTGGTGCAGGCCTCGATTTGA
- the nifU gene encoding Fe-S cluster assembly protein NifU, with product MWEYTDKVREHFINPRNVGEIKDASCVGEVGSIACGDALKLFLKVDENDRIVDAKFQTFGCASAIASSSALTEMIKGKTVDEALDVSNKDIAEFLGGLPKEKMHCSVMGREALEAAVKNLRGEEAVPHAEGEIVCECFGVTDEQVRRAIKENNLNTVEEITDFTKAGGGCGKCLDKLADLLAEAKGQKKVLTPLTVKPAGLTNLQRMKLVNKVIEEEISPSLQQDGGNIELVDVDGKRVLVQLRGACSSCKSSQLTLKQFVEKRLRETVEPDIVVEEVR from the coding sequence ATGTGGGAATATACTGACAAAGTGCGCGAGCACTTCATCAACCCCCGCAACGTAGGCGAGATCAAGGACGCCTCCTGCGTGGGGGAGGTCGGCTCCATCGCCTGCGGCGACGCCCTCAAGCTCTTCCTCAAGGTTGACGAGAACGACCGCATCGTGGACGCCAAGTTCCAGACCTTCGGCTGCGCCAGCGCCATCGCCTCCTCCTCGGCGCTCACCGAGATGATCAAGGGCAAGACCGTGGACGAGGCCCTGGACGTCTCCAACAAGGACATCGCCGAGTTCCTGGGCGGCCTGCCCAAGGAGAAGATGCACTGCTCCGTCATGGGCCGCGAGGCCCTGGAGGCGGCGGTGAAGAACCTGCGCGGCGAGGAAGCCGTGCCCCACGCCGAGGGCGAGATCGTCTGCGAGTGCTTCGGCGTGACCGACGAGCAGGTCCGCAGGGCCATCAAGGAGAACAACCTGAACACCGTGGAGGAGATCACCGACTTCACCAAGGCCGGCGGCGGCTGCGGCAAGTGCCTGGACAAGCTGGCCGACCTGCTGGCTGAGGCCAAGGGCCAGAAGAAGGTGCTCACGCCGCTTACGGTCAAGCCCGCCGGGCTGACCAACCTGCAGCGCATGAAGCTGGTCAACAAGGTCATCGAAGAGGAGATCAGCCCCAGCCTCCAGCAGGACGGCGGCAACATCGAACTGGTGGACGTGGACGGCAAGCGCGTGCTGGTGCAGCTGCGCGGGGCCTGCTCCTCCTGCAAGTCCAGCCAGCTCACGCTCAAGCAGTTCGTGGAGAAGCGCCTGCGCGAGACCGTTGAACCCGACATCGTGGTCGAGGAGGTGCGCTGA